The Ornithorhynchus anatinus isolate Pmale09 chromosome 1, mOrnAna1.pri.v4, whole genome shotgun sequence genome includes a window with the following:
- the KLHL31 gene encoding kelch-like protein 31, whose protein sequence is MAPKKKAVKKNKGDLNETTIIVEDSPLSKLNALNGLLEGGNGLSCISSELSDTSYGSNLLEGLSKMRQENFLCDLVIATKTKSFNVHKSVMASCSDYFYDILKKDPSTQRVDLNDISPLGLATVIAYAYTGKLTLSLYTIGSIISAAIFLQIHPLVKMCCDFLTREVNVENCMYIANIAETYGLKNPKAAAQKFIRDNFIEFAETDQFLKLTFEQINELLVDDDLQLPSEVVAFQIATKWLEFDQKRVRYAADLLSNIRFGTISAQDLVNYVQSVPRMMQDAECHKLLVDAMNYHLLPYHQNTLQSRRTRIRGGFRVLVTVGGRPSLMTEKSLSRDVLYRDPENGWSRLTEMPSKSFNQCVTVMDGFLYVAGGEDQNDARNQAKHAISNFCRYDPRFNTWIHLANMNQKRTHFSLNVLHGLLFAVGGRNAEGCQTSLECYVPATNQWQLKKPLEVARCCHASAVIDGRILVTGGYISSAYSRSVCAYDPSTDSWQDRASLSTPRGWHCAVSLGDRIYVVGGSQVGGRGERVDVLTVECFNPSTGQWSYAAPLQTGVSTAGASTLNGKIYLVGGWNEVEKKYKKCIQCFNPDLNEWIEEDELPEATVGVSCCTIAMPSSVARESRASSVSSVPVSI, encoded by the exons ATGGCACCCAAAAAGAAGGCTGTCAAAAAGAACAAAGGCGACCTCAATGAGACAACAATCATCGTAGAAGACAGCCCGTTGAGCAAACTCAATGCTCTGAATGGCctcttggaaggaggcaatgggctGAGCTGCATCTCCTCCGAGCTTTCCGACACTTCCTATGGCTCCAATCTCCTGGAAGGCCTGAGTAAAATGAGGCAGGAGAATTTTCTGTGTGACTTAGTGATAGCCACCAAAACGAAATCCTTCAACGTCCATAAGTCAGTAATGGCTTCCTGCAGTGACTACTTTTACGATATCCTCAAGAAAGACCCATCGACTCAAAGAGTGGACCTCAATGATATCTCGCCTCTGGGCCTAGCCACCGTGATTGCCTACGCTTACACGGGGAAGCTCACTCTCTCCTTGTACACAATAGGCAGCATCATTTCCGCTGCCATCTTCCTTCAGATCCACCCCCTCGTCAAGATGTGCTGCGACTTTTTGACGCGAGAAGTCAACGTGGAGAACTGCATGTACATTGCTAACATTGCAGAGACTTACGGGCTGAAGAACCCGAAAGCGGCAGCCCAGAAATTTATCCGGGACAACTTCATCGAGTTCGCAGAAACAGATCAGTTCCTGAAACTGACCTTTGAGCAGATCAACGAACTCCTCGTGGATGATGATTTGCAGTTGCCCTCTGAAGTGGTGGCCTTCCAGATAGCAACAAAATGGCTTGAGTTTGATCAAAAGAGGGTCAGGTATGCTGCCGATCTCTTGAGCAACATTCGCTTTGGCACGATCTCTGCTCAAGACCTGGTCAATTACGTTCAGTCAGTGCCCAGAATGATGCAAGATGCCGAATGTCACAAGCTCCTCGTGGACGCCATGAATTACCACCTGCTCCCCTATCACCAGAACACGCTGCAGTCCAGGAGAACACGAATCAGGGGTGGCTTCCGAGTTCTTGTCACCGTGGGGGGACGTCCATCGCTCATGACTGAGAAGTCCCTGAGTCGAGACGTTTTGTATCGGGACCCTGAAAACGGATGGAGTCGCCTGACCGAgatgccctccaagagcttcaaTCAGTGTGTGACCGTGATGGATGGGTTTCTCTATGTGGCTGGTGGGGAGGACCAGAATGACGCAAGGAACCAAGCCAAGCATGCCATCAGCAATTTCTGCAG GTACGACCCGCGTTTCAACACGTGGATACACCTGGCAAACATGAATCAGAAACGCACCCACTTCAGCCTGAACGTGCTCCACGGCCTGCTGTTCGCCGTGGGCGGCCGCAACGCCGAGGGCTGCCAGACGTCCCTGGAGTGCTACGTGCCGGCCACCAATCAGTGGCAGCTCAAGAAGCCACTGGAAGTGGCCAGGTGCTGCCACGCCAGCGCGGTCATCGACGGTAGGATCCTGGTCACGGGCGGATACATCAGCAGTGCCTACTCCCGCTCCGTGTGCGCCTATGACCCCTCCACCGACAGCTGGCAGGACAGAGCGAGCCTGAGCACCCCCAGGGGCTGGCACTGCGCCGTGTCCCTTGGGGACCGGATCTACGTCGTGGGAGGGAGCCAGGTCGGGGGGCGAGGTGAGAGGGTGGATGTGCTCACAGTCGAATGTTTCAACCCCAGCACTGGCCAGTGGAGTTACGCTGCCCCGCTTCAAACTGGAGTCAGCACCGCGGGAGCGTCCACCCTGAATGGAAAGATCTACCTGGTGGGAGGCTGGAATGAAGTAGAAAAGAAATACAAGAAGTGCATCCAGTGCTTTAATCCTGATCTGAATGAGTGGATCGAGGAGGATGAGTTACCCGAAGCCACGGTGGGCGTGTCTTGCTGTACCATCGCTATGCCTAGCAGCGTGGCCCGGGAGTCGAGGGCTAGCTCCGTCTCTTCTGTACCAGTCAGTATTTAA